The segment GGGAAGATGAAGGTGGATCGTGTTCAGCCGGAACAGCAGATCCTGGCGGAATTTTCCGGCGGCGACTTCCGCGGGCAGATCGGAGTTGGTGGCGGAGATCAGCCGGACACTCGCGTGATACGTGCGCGAGGAGCCGACGCGCTCGAACTCGCCCGTCTCGATCGTGCGCAGCAGCTTCGCCTGCTGGCTCATCGGAATGTTGCCGATCTCGTCCATGAACAGCGTGCCGCCGTCGGCGAGTTCGAACCGGCCGGCGCGGTCGTTCTTCGCGTCGGTGAACGCGCCGCGGACGTGGCCGAAGAGTTCGCTTTCGAACACGCCCTCGGGCAGTCCGCCCATGTTGACCGAGATGAAAGGTTTGCCGGCCCGGCGCGAAACGGAGTGCAGCGCCTGCGCGACGATGCCCTTGCCAGTGCCGTTTTCGCCGGTGATCAGGATGTTCGCGTCGGACGGACCCACGCGGGCGATGACATCGAGCACGGGACGCATCGCGGCGGATTGCGCGATGAGCGTCGGGCCGCCTTTGCCGCGGAGCAGTTGATTTTCCTCCTGCAACCGCTGGTAGGCGCGGACGGCGCTGCCGAGCGCGATCTGGTTCTTGACGATCGCGAGCAGCCGCGGGTTGTCCCAGGGCTTGGTGATGAAGTCGCGCGCGCCGCGGCGCATCGCTTCGACCGCGACGTCGACGCTGGCCCAGGCGGTCATGACGACAACGGGCAGCGAGCCGTC is part of the Opitutus terrae PB90-1 genome and harbors:
- a CDS encoding sigma-54-dependent transcriptional regulator; amino-acid sequence: MLPPDSPASRILIADDQPDVLEALRLLLKSEGYQIEAVKSPAAVIKAIEAKDFALVLMDLNYTRDTTSGQEGLDLLNKVQAIDGSLPVVVMTAWASVDVAVEAMRRGARDFITKPWDNPRLLAIVKNQIALGSAVRAYQRLQEENQLLRGKGGPTLIAQSAAMRPVLDVIARVGPSDANILITGENGTGKGIVAQALHSVSRRAGKPFISVNMGGLPEGVFESELFGHVRGAFTDAKNDRAGRFELADGGTLFMDEIGNIPMSQQAKLLRTIETGEFERVGSSRTYHASVRLISATNSDLPAEVAAGKFRQDLLFRLNTIHLHLPPLRERREDIELLAQHFLKSHVERYRKPVTGFDEAAVQAMRDYGWPGNVRELDHAVERGVLMAQGKVVRAPDLGLTVGRDATPRLDEMSIEEVEAYLIKKTLARCDGNARRAAEELGLSRSAFYRRLEKYGL